A part of Miscanthus floridulus cultivar M001 chromosome 6, ASM1932011v1, whole genome shotgun sequence genomic DNA contains:
- the LOC136458050 gene encoding 26S proteasome non-ATPase regulatory subunit 14 homolog translates to MERLQRIFGASGMGQPPTDSPLLDSSEQVYISSLALLKMLKHGRAGVPMEVMGLMLGEFVDDYTVRVVDVFAMPQSGTGVSVEAVDHVFQTNMLDMLKQTGRPEMVVGWYHSHPGFGCWLSGVDINTQQSFEALNPRAVAVVIDPIQSVKGKVVIDAFRLINPQTMMLGQEPRQTTSNVGHLNKPSIQALIHGLNRHYYSIAINYRKNELEEKMLLNLHKKKWTDGLILKRFDTHSKTNEQTVQEMLNLAIKYNKAVQEEDELPPEKLAIANVGRQDAKKHLEEHVSNLMSSNIVQTLGTMLDTVVF, encoded by the exons ATGGAGCGGCTGCAGCGGATCTTTGGCGCCTCCGGCATGGGGCAGCCGCCGACGGACTCGCCGCTGCTCGATTCCTCCGAGCAGGTCTACATCTCCTCCCTCGCGCTTCTCAAGATGCTCAAGCACG GGAGGGCGGGCGTGCCCATGGAGGTCATGGGCCTCATGCTCGGCGAGTTCGTCGACGACTACACCGTCAGGGTCGTCGACGTCTTCGCCATGCCGCAGAGCGGGACTGGGGTCAGCGTCGAGGCCGTTGACCACGTCTTCCAGACAAACATGCTTGACATGCTCAAGCAGACCGGCAG GCCAGAAATGGTTGTAGGCTGGTATCACTCACATCCTGGCTTCGGTTGCTGGCTATCAGGCGTTGATATCAACACTCAGCAG AGTTTTGAAGCTTTGAACCCCAGGGCGGTTGCTGTTGTGATAGACCCCATCCAAAGTGTGAAGGGGAAGGTGGTTATTGATGCATTCCGCCTCATTAATCCTCAGACCATGATGCTTGGCCAGGAGCCACGTCAGACAACATCAAATGTTGGGCACCTAAATAAGCCATCTATTCAG GCTCTTATCCATGGGCTGAACAGACACTATTACTCAATTGCAATCAATTACCGGAAAAATGAGCTTGAGGAGAAAATGTTACTGAACTTGCACAAAAAGAAATGGACCGATGGGCTAATTTTGAAGAGGTTTGACACTCACTCGAAAACCAACGAGCAGACTGTCCAG GAAATGCTGAACCTAGCCATCAAGTACAACAAGGCAGTGCAAGAGGAGGACGAGCTGCCACCTGAGAAACTTGCGATAGCAAATGTGGGTCGGCAAGATGCAAAAAAGCATTTGGAAGAGCATGTGTCGAACTTGATGTCATCAAACATAGTTCAGACCCTAGGAACCATGCTCGACACGGTTGTCTTTTAG